One segment of Castanea sativa cultivar Marrone di Chiusa Pesio chromosome 3, ASM4071231v1 DNA contains the following:
- the LOC142629201 gene encoding pectinesterase inhibitor-like, with translation MASPINCVSILVIPLLVTSLFYQVSAVADEAFLRSVCQKTKDFNFCLSTLKADPRTVSGEGIAKISIAIVIDTIQVTVDQIPGLFSGLSDRVERTRMENCQRDFNDGLLTLRNAISAAASKNYAQSTSLIIDTTNKLLACDNSYKTPPVRKSPLADPTTKLLKKCDIAIAAIDTVSG, from the coding sequence atggCCTCTCCAATTAACTGCGTATCAATCTTGGTAATCCCTCTACTAGTCACCTCTCTTTTCTACCAAGTTTCTGCGGTAGCTGACGAAGCCTTCCTTAGGAGCGTTTGCCAGAAAACCAAGGACTTTAACTTTTGCTTATCAACTTTAAAAGCAGACCCACGTACTGTTTCAGGGGAAGGTATTGCCAAAATTTCTATTGCTATAGTCATTGATACAATACAAGTTACCGTTGATCAAATCCCAGGTCTTTTTAGTGGTCTCAGTGACCGAGTGGAAAGGACTCGAATGGAGAATTGCCAACGTGATTTTAATGATGGACTACTGACTTTGAGAAATGCAATCTCGGCTGCGGCTTCAAAGAATTATGCTCAATCGACAAGTTTGATTATAGATACAACTAACAAACTTCTAGCTTGTGATAATTCATACAAGACCCCCCCAGTACGTAAATCGCCACTAGCAGATCCCACTACCAAACTGTTAAAGAAATGTGATATTGCTATCGCTGCAATTGATACTGTCAGTGGTTAA